One window of the Betta splendens chromosome 21, fBetSpl5.4, whole genome shotgun sequence genome contains the following:
- the nmi gene encoding N-myc-interactor — protein MAEVFSQFNCGSEDAKKELQMWKSKVEKADDAKSRLIMEKLEEDELKAKAKQEMFILVNKQEECDKEFNHSMTALKGEILKLNQQKQHLLAKLRRHQAELDDRRAETTNLQQKFKIYAKIPDTEVNFTTQHKETSDDSQPIKGRFTISQKANMLLQGGQALLTFEEENVASQILKIAKCSVSCENLSVDVKPQRIIMDPAVKFEVHLTVSRRQLKFFNVQPSMPEDRIKDRLEMSFSRPSRGGGEVERVEYDVNTGMGCITFLHPGVAGNLVLRGEQRVDFGSEVNVQVGPIYNYELRRFQTFCGVLKRTILLDDIKDIEDEEDLQDHLEIHFQKPSNYGGEIESIKYTSKGNALQAFFSEEIERDNI, from the exons ATGGCTGAGGTGTTCTCGCAG TTCAACTGTGGTTCGGAGGATGCGAAGAAAGAGCTGCAGATGTGGAAG AGTAAAGTGGAGAAAGCTGATGATGCAAAATCCAGGCTGATTATGGAGAAACTTGAAGAAGATGAACTGAAGGCGAAGGCCAAACAGGAAATGTTCATATTGGTCAATAAGCAAGAAGAGTGTGACAAGGAATTCAATCATAGTATGACTGCATTGAAG GGTGAAATCCTGAAGCTtaatcaacaaaaacaacatttattagCCAAACTGAGAAGACATCAGGCTGAACTTGATGACAGGAGGGCTGAGACAACCAACCTACAGCAGAAATTCAAG ATCTATGCCAAGATTCCAGACACAGAGGTGAATTTCACCACTCAGCACAAAGAGACCAGTGATGACAGTCAGCCAATTAAAGGAAGGTTTACAATCAGCCAGAAAGCCAATATGCTTCTGCAGGGAGGCCAAGCACTCCTCAcctttgaagaagaaaatg TGGCCTCTCAGATCCTGAAAATTGCTAAGTGCTCTGTGTCCTGTGAGAACCTGAGTGTGGATGTGAAACCACAGAGAATAATCATGGATcctgctgtgaagtttgag GTTCACCTCACTGTTTCCAGAAGGCAACTCAAGTTTTTCAACGTCCAACCGTCCATGCCAGAAGACAGAATAAAGGACAGATTAGAGATGAGTTTCTCTAGGCctagcagaggaggaggggaagttGAGAGAGTTGAGTACGACGTGAACACTGGAATGGGATGCATCACATTTCTCCACCCTGGAG tTGCTGGGAACCTGGTTCTGAGAGGGGAACAACGTGTCGATTTCGGCTCTGAAGTGAATGTGCAGGTTGGACCCATTTACAATTACGAGTTGCGCAGGTTCCAG acCTTTTGTGGTGTTTTGAAGCGAACAATCCTCCTGGATGACATCAAAGACatagaggatgaggaagatctgCAGGACCACTTGGAAATCCACTTTCAAAAACCCAGCAACTATGGTGGTGAGATTGAGAGCATCAAGTACACATCCAAAGGAAACGCTCTGCAAGCCTTTTTCAGTGAGGAAATAGAAAGAGATAACATTTAA